One Triticum dicoccoides isolate Atlit2015 ecotype Zavitan chromosome 3B, WEW_v2.0, whole genome shotgun sequence genomic window, CCTCTCCTCGTGCGTGTGTGTGATGCTTCTTAGTGatttgcttgtttttgtggatcgatGTTGGCAGGAACGAGCGTGGACCAAGGGATCGCGTACGTGCTCATGTTCGTGGCGCTGGCCCTCACCTACCTCATCCACCCGCTGGACGCCGCCTCCGCCTACAGGCTCCTCTGAACTGAGCTCCCCCTCTTCTGTAACTCGACGCCGCCGTGTGTGTAATCAGTTCATCCAGTTTAATCGTTCGTTAAGAAAACCAGGATTGTAGTCTAGGTAGTTTCTTCTTTCTAGCTTCCCAGTTGGAGATTTGCGAGTGAGGAAAATGATGCCGATTCCTTTACTTCTAGCTCTAGAGATGTAATGCAGTTATTCTCTGTCCGGAAATATCCCCGCAGAAGATAAAAAACACACACTAGTGCATGCGTAGATGCATGCTTGGCATGGTTATTTTGTCCCCTTTCGATCGCTGCGTCTTCTCATGCATTCGTCGACGGTGGTGGCTGCTATTCGGTGCTCCAAGGAGGGAACTTGCCATCCTTGTCCACATGCCCAGGGCGCAGCGCTGCCGTCCCCGCCGGAGATCTCTTCGAGCGATCGTCCCATTGTGTCAGACCAACTCTAACCCAGCGACCCATTTTATCCGTATGGATCATTCCAACCAAGCCATATACTTATTCAGTTTTACACAATATAAATTACGTTTTCGCGCTTGTGTTTAGGACAAATATTTTGTCAGGAACCTTCATATATATGTCCAAATCTAGTGACCTGTAAAGATATGCGGTCACGACGTCCATCAATAGCATAGATAGACGATTTTGCACTGCCAAGGATATAAGATATCAGAAAATGGTTCCACTCATTGCCGGATAATATGTCTTATTGAAATCAATGTTGGATCTCTACGTGAACCCTTGTGCTAGGATCCTCGCTTTGTTTCTCATCACCTCATGTTCTCGTTCATTTCCTGAGAAAAACCCATTTGTATCTGACAAGGAAAACATTAGGAGATGTCAGTGTTGCTTCATGAATACCTTTGTTTTTATTAAGTGAGGCAATTTCTGCTTGTATTGCATCCATCCATTTAGGGTAGTCGGAGCGCTTTTGGCACTCATCGATAGTCATTGGTTCATGATCAGTGAGAAGAGTATTTGCAATTTTTCAATAAATTAAATATGGACAGTTGTAGACTTACGGTCGAAAGATTCTCCAAAATCGATATAGTTGATGGAAACTTCATGCACCCCTAATGACTCTTTGTGATTTCCCAATAAGCGTGAGTCTGGGTGTTCCGATGGCTGAACCAATGTGTGTATACTGAAGCTGGGTTGTGGAGTTTACCCTTTCACTAGGTGTATACTACCCATCAGGTGTTTCTCAACATTCAGTTGACTTGCATTTATTG contains:
- the LOC119281371 gene encoding arabinogalactan protein 16-like, yielding MASISRASSLVAMAIVVVLASVASAQGPAPAPTASDGTSVDQGIAYVLMFVALALTYLIHPLDAASAYRLL